Part of the Deltaproteobacteria bacterium genome is shown below.
GGCCATTGCGAATCTCGGCTTCGGTGCAGACCACGGCGCGCACGGTGCAGCCGGCAGCGGCCGCGGCGCGAGAGAGCGCCTCGCGCTGACTCGGATCCGCGACGGCGACCACCAGCACCTCGCCCGACTCCCTCAGCGCCAGCGGCAGCATCGCGAGCTCATCGCAAATTCGGGCGTCGAGCATCGCAAGCGCGCTCGGATCCGGACGGATCTTCGCGAGCACCACCCGAGGGCAGCGAAAGGCCTTGGCGAGGACGTCGGCGAGCCGGTTGGCGTCGAGGATGCCCAGCTCCACCAGGTGCCTGCCCAGCCAGCCGCCGAGCTCGGCCTGTCGGGCCAGGGCGTTGCGGGCCTGGTTGCCGTCGATGGCGGCCTCGCGAATCAAGGCCTCTGCGAGGCGCAAGGCGCCGCCCGTCGTCGGACGCGAATTCATGGACTCGGCTGCAGCCATCTGTGGCTCCCAGGTGTTCGTAGCTTCGAACGCACCAGGGGTTCAAAAATTCTGAGTCGACGCAGGTGATCCCGATCACGCCGCGGATCAGCGGAAGCCGTTGCGCTTGCCGTAGGCGAGCAGCGCTTCGCGCTGCGCCGCGGACTCCACGCACATCGGGCTGCGCTTGCGTCGAACTTCCACGATCGCCGCGGCCGGATCCATCCCGCTCGCGACGAGGTAGGCGCAGGCGACGGTGGCCGAGCGGCCAATGCCGGCGAAGCAGTGCACCAGCACGCCCAGCCCGTCGTTGCGAGCCTTCTGGATGAACGCCACGCCTTCGTCGAGCTGCTCGGGCGACGGCGCGTCGTAGTCGGACACGGGCAGGTGCAGCGCGCGCAGGCCGCAGTCGGCGAGCGGCTCGGCGTCGAGCGGCGCTTCGCACACGGTGACCACCGCGCCGATGCCTTCGTTCTTCAGCCGCGGGAGCACGTCGTCCAGCTCGCCGGCGCGGGCGGGGTGCTCGCCCACGAAGAGGCCGTCGGCCACCGCGTGGTAGCTGATTGCGCGCGCCATCAGTGCACCGCCGCCCGGATGGGGAGCTCGCGGATCAGCTTGGCCTCGAGGTCGAGCAGCTCGGACAGCCGCGCATCGGCTTCTTCCGGCGACGCGCGCTGGGCGAGCTTGACAAAAAGGTTACCGTGCCCGGCCTCGGCCAGGGCCAGCTCGCGATAGAACGTCTGCAGCTCCGGGTCCGGCAGGTTCTCCGAGAGCAGCCGCAGCCGCTCCTCCGACCGCGCCTCGATCAGCGCCGACACCAGCAGCAGATCCACCATCCGCCCGGGGTGGCTGGTCCGCACGTGCGTGTAGAGCGCCTTGGCGTACGGGTCGCCCTCGTCGCGGCCGAGGGCGATCCCGCGCTTCTCCAGCAGCTGGACCACCTGCGAGAGGTGCTGCGCCTCCTCGCGCGCCAGCGCGGCCATCGCGCGCGGCAAGCCAGGCAATTGCGGATACGACGTGAGCAGCGAGAGCGCGTGGGCGGCGGCCTTCTTCTCGCAGTGGGCGTGATCCTGCAGGACCTCGTCGAAGCGCTCGACGGCCAGACGGATCCACGCCGGATCCGTCTGCTGGCGCAGGGTGATCACGGCTGGGCCACGACCAGGCGCTGGCTGCGCACGGGCACGAAGCCCACCTTGCGGCAGACGCGGGAGAGCACCGGATCCTTCTCGTCGTAGCGCAGGGTGAGCCGCGGGATGGCCGAGAGCTGCTGCCGGCACACCTGGCCCAGCGCCAGCGTGCCCAGGCCCTTCTTGCGCATCTCCGGCACCAGGTACGGGTTCTCGAGCTCGGCGCCGTAGCGGCTGCGCGCGCCCATGTCGACCTTGAACACGACCTTGTTCTCGTGGGTCATCACCCAGGTGCGGCCGGCCTTCACCCGGGCGGCCACGCGCTCGCGGAAGAGCTCGCCTTCCTCTGCCACCGGATCCAGCTCGAGCGATTCCTTCACGGCAGCGGCGGCGAGCGGAACGAGCTCGTCCACGTCGCGGGTCTCCGCGGGGCGGAGCTGCGGCGCCACGAACGGGCCCATGTCGTCGGCGGAGACGGAGCAGAGCCGCTGCGAGCGGTCGATGACGATGTGCATGGCGCCGAAGGCCCGCACCACCGCGTCCACCGCGAGCTTCTCGCCCACCGCCGAGCGCAGGTGCAGGCCCTGCTCGGCGAGGTGCCGCGCCAGCTCGCCCGTCGCCATGGGATCGCCTGCGGGGATGAGCAGGTTGCCGTCGCCGCCCACGAAGAGCACGGCCTTGAAGCCCCCGCCGTCGGCCACGCCCAGGAACTTGAACGGCGGCGCGCCTGGCTTGCCCAGCCCGTACTCCTCGAGCAGGGCCAGCAAGAGCATGTTCTGGACGGGATCCTTGGCGAGCAGCGCGCGCAGCGCCTCCAGCCGTTCCCCGGTGACCAGGTCGATGGCGCCCACGGATGGTCGGTCGCGATGGCGCCAGCTTGTTGGGCTCGCCAGCCGAACGGCGAGCGGCTCGACGGGGGGCGAATTCCCGAGCGAGCGTGGAGGGCAGTCGTATCGCGGCCTTGGGGCCTCGGGCAAGCTCGCTAGCCATCGCCTCGCCCGGCCGGACCTTTGACAAGCGGCACGCGGCTGCGGTCTGCTTTGGGTAAGGGCTCACGGCGCGTCGATTTGGTGGCGAACCGGGCGGGTCTGGCGCAGGGAATCGGGAGCCCATCGGGCCGGGTTGCAGTTCCCGATTGAGGAGGCATCCGTGATCTGGGTACCCGTGCTTGTCGCTGGTGTGGTGGTGGTGGCCGCGGCCAAGGAATTGGCCAAGGCGCTCGACGCCCGCCGTCCCAAGCCCGTGCCTGTGAAGGTGCCCGCCAAGTAGGCGGTCGCCGGTTAGCTTGAGGTCGCGCCGTCCGGGTGCCAGCGGACGGGGCCGCGGACCACCTGATCGATCCGGAAGCTGGCAGGCTCTCCGCTCACGCCGCTCATCGCGCAGAGCTCGCGCCGGATCCGACTCGGATCCGCGCCCTGATCCAACATCGCGCTCACGCTCACCGGGCCGTCGCGCTTGCTGAGGCGCTCGCCCGTGGGACCGACGACCAGCCCCACGTGCGCGAACTCCGGTGGCGCGGCGCCGAGGGCGCGGTAGAGCTGGATTTGCCTCGGCGCGGAGGCGAGCAGGTCATCGCCGCGGAGCACGTGGGTGATGCCCATGGCCGCGTCGTCGACGACGACGGCGAGCTGGTACGCAAACACCCCGTCCGCGCGCTGGACCACGAAGTCGCCCACGACCTCGTCCACGTTCTGCACATATCGGCCCGCGAGCAGATCCACGAACTCGACCTCGCCCGGCTCTACGCGAAAGCGAAGGGACGGCTTGCGGCCTGAGGCTTCGCGCTCCTTGCGCTCCGCCTCGCTCAGGTCGCGGCAGGTGCCGGGATAGCGCGGACCCTCGTCGCCGGCGTGGGGCGCGTGCGCGATCCGGGCGATCTCCGCGCGCGAGCAGTAGCAGGGGTAGATGCGGCCAGCTGCGCGCAGCTTGGCGATGGCATCGCGATATATCTCGAGTCGCTCGCTCTGGACGTACGGCGCGAACGGACCGCCCACATCCGGGCCCTCGTCCCAGTCGATGCCCAGCGCCTTCAAGGCGTGGAGCTGGCGCTCCATCGAGCCCTTCACGGCGCGGGCCGGATCCAGATCCTCCACGCGCATCACGAACTTGCCGCCGAGGGCGCGCACCTGGAGCCACGCCAGCAGGGCGGTGCGGGCGTTGCCCACGTGCAGCTCGCCGGTCGGGCTCGGTGCGAAACGTCCCCGGACGTCCATGGCGCTACTGCTGCTTCGTCACCGGCCCCTTGCGCGCGCCCACCACCCTGCGCGGCCCGTTGTCCTTCTTGGGCTGGGCCTCGTCGGTGCCGGCGGCGGGGAAGCGGAACTCGCTGGTGTCCACGAGCTCGGCGCTGGCGGTGTCGCTCACCTTGAGCGGCACCTTGGCGGCCGCGCCCAGCGTGGCCGACCCTGCGCGCCCGGCCACGTCGCCCGCGACCTTCGCGAGCTCCTGCCCTGCGGTGAGCAGGTCGGGGTCGAACTTCACCTTGGGCAGCCGCGCGAAGCCGTTGGCCTTGGGCGCGTAGACGAAGCTGTCCAGCACCAGGTCGGAGCCCTCCACGTGCAGGCCGCCGAAGACGAGCCACTGCGCGTCGAGGCCCGCGGCCGCGTCCTTCATCGACGCCACCGACGCCTGGGTGAGCGCGTTCGCGGCGAGCTGGGCCACCAGCGGCGAAGCGGGGCCCTTGGCCAGCGCGGCGCCGGTGACCTCGGCCGTGGCGCCCGCCTTCACCTCGACCACGCCGCCCACCGAGCCGCCGCTGGGCAGATCCACGCGCCAGAGGTGCGCCCCGGGCGGCAGCTCGCGGACGAGCACCGGCGTGCGGCCGGCGTCGAGGCCGTCGATCTTCGCGGACGCGCCGGGCGGAATGGAGCCGATCTTCAGCTTGGCCTTCTCGGCGCCCAGCACCTTCGACTCAGCGTCCTTGGCGAGCGCGGCGAAGAGCGGCGAGGTGCGCGTCTCCGCAAAGTCCTTGTTCGGGTGCAGCGCCTCGGCGCGCTGGAGCTCGAGCTGGCCCGCGGCGTCGTCGCCCGACTGGTAGAGCGCGCGGGAGAGCGCGGCGTGGGCGTCGGCGAGCGGCTCGGCGTCATCCATGGCTGCGGCGCCGGCGGCGAGCTCCTCGAGCACCTGCTGCAGCTTGACCTTGGCGGCGAAGGGCTGGCCGGCGTCGAGATCCTTGCGCGCGTCGGCGGAGAGCGCCTGGGCCTTCTTGAGGTGCGCCGCGGGATCGTCGGCCTCACCGGCGCCGGCGAGCTTCACCGCCAGGCCGTCGTGCGACTTGAGCGTGGTGGCCAGGACGTCGGCGGCCTTGGCGCCGGCGTTGTTGGGCACGTCGCCGCCCAGAGGAGCGAAGGGCACCACCACCACCTTGGCCGGCTCGTCGGCCAGGGCCGCGGCGGGAGCGAGGAGCAGCAGCGCGGAGAGGAGCGTCTTCATGAGCGTTTTAAACCACAGCGTCGCCGCTGCTGCCAGTGAGGGATCCGCTCGGATCTCGTACGCTCGGGCGGGTGACTGGTGGCTGGTGGCTGGTGGCTGGTCTCGAGCCCACCGCAGTCACGTTGGAAACAGAGCCGCGCGGGCGTTAGCGTTCGGGTTCGATACCCCGTCCAGGACTCGAAGATGCCGGAGACCTACCCCGCGGCCCACCTGCGCGAGCTCGAGCAAGCGCTCGACGACGCGCTCGCCAGCGTGCCGTTCTACGCCAAGTGGAAGCCGCGTGACGTCGGAGCGAGCGCCGGCCCGCTCGCTCGCCTGCGAAACATGCCCACGCTCACCCGGCGCGAGCTGCGCGCGGGCTTTCCTCGGCTCTTCACGCCCGGTGGCAAGGATCTGAAGAACGCGCTCGACGCGGGTGAGGTCGAGCTCGTGGCCACCAGCGGCACCACCGACGACCGCGTGCAGGTCATCTGGTGGCAGCCCTGGTGGGACGAGCAGGAGAAGGCGCAGTACCTCACCGGAAATCCCCTGCCGCAAGGCATCTGGGGCCGCGGGTTCAAGGAAGCGGTGCTCACCACGCCGGTGTGCTCCGCGGGCGTGTGCCACATCGGCGATATGCCCATGAAGGACCGCATCTGGGAGCGGATGCTCTTCCTCAACCAAAAGGCGGATCCGGCGCACTGGAGCAAGGCCGATCTCGACCGAATGGTGCAAGAGCTCGCCGAGTACGCGCCCGAGGCCATCGAGGCGGATCCGGCGTACCTCGCGGCGCTGGCGCGTCACGCGGTGACGAACGGAATCACGCTGCACAGGCCGCGCTACATCGGGCTCACCTACGAGTTCATCTCGCGGACGCACCTGCACGCGATTCATCAAGCGTTCGGCGATACGCCGATCATCAACTCCTACGGCTCGACGGAAGCCGGCTGCCTCCACCTCAACTGCGAGCACGGTCGGCTTCACCCGAACCTGCACTTCACGCACGCCGACGTGATTCCCCTCAAGCCCCAGCACGGCGGCCCCACGCGCGGACGCCTCGTGGCGAGCGTGCTCAAGAACCCGTGGCTCAAGCTCCTGCGCTACGAGACCGGCGATCTGGTGCGGCTCGCGAGCGATGCGTGTCCGTGCGGGCGCGAAGGCGAGTCGCTCTTGAAGATCGAGGGCCGGCTCAAGGACGTGACGTTCAAGAAGGACGGCGCGCTGGTGACCGTGGAAGACGTCGACGCTGCCCTGGGCGAGCTCGCGCCGCGCGGACTCGAGCAGTACCAGCTCGTGCAAGAGGCCGCGGATCGCTACCTGGTGCGCTACGTGGGCGAGAGCGCGCTCGAAGGCGAACTGCGCGAGCGCGCGCGGGCGCTCTACGGCGGCGAGGTCGCGGTGCAGCGCGAGACGACCATCGCGCCCGAGCCGAGCGGCAAGTATCGACTGGCGAAGACCGAGCTCAAGTTCGATCCGACGTCGCTCTTCGTGGAGACGGCGTGATGGATCTCTCCGCGCACCGCAAAGACTTCCCGCTGCTCGAGCAGACGCTCGACGGAAACCCGGTCGTCTTTCTCGACTCCGCTTCCACGACGCCCAAGCCGCAAACCGTGATCGACGCCGTCACGCGCTTCTACACGCAGCACACCGCCAACGTTCACCGCGGCGTGCACGCGTTCGGCGAGGACTCCACGCAGAAGTTCGAAGAGGCGCGCGCCGAGGTGGCCAGCTTCCTCAACTGCTCGCCCGCCGAGATCGTCTTCACCAAGAACGCCACCATGAGCATGAACATGGTGGCCGCGGGCCTCGAGCTGCGTCGCGATGACGAGGTGCTCACCACCGAGCTCGAGCACCACGCGAACTACCTGCCCTGGCGGATCCGCGCGAAGGTCGTGCCCGTGGGCCTCGAGGCAGACGGCTCGCCGC
Proteins encoded:
- a CDS encoding DUF4081 domain-containing protein — protein: MLLLALLEEYGLGKPGAPPFKFLGVADGGGFKAVLFVGGDGNLLIPAGDPMATGELARHLAEQGLHLRSAVGEKLAVDAVVRAFGAMHIVIDRSQRLCSVSADDMGPFVAPQLRPAETRDVDELVPLAAAAVKESLELDPVAEEGELFRERVAARVKAGRTWVMTHENKVVFKVDMGARSRYGAELENPYLVPEMRKKGLGTLALGQVCRQQLSAIPRLTLRYDEKDPVLSRVCRKVGFVPVRSQRLVVAQP
- a CDS encoding PEGA domain-containing protein, with product MKTLLSALLLLAPAAALADEPAKVVVVPFAPLGGDVPNNAGAKAADVLATTLKSHDGLAVKLAGAGEADDPAAHLKKAQALSADARKDLDAGQPFAAKVKLQQVLEELAAGAAAMDDAEPLADAHAALSRALYQSGDDAAGQLELQRAEALHPNKDFAETRTSPLFAALAKDAESKVLGAEKAKLKIGSIPPGASAKIDGLDAGRTPVLVRELPPGAHLWRVDLPSGGSVGGVVEVKAGATAEVTGAALAKGPASPLVAQLAANALTQASVASMKDAAAGLDAQWLVFGGLHVEGSDLVLDSFVYAPKANGFARLPKVKFDPDLLTAGQELAKVAGDVAGRAGSATLGAAAKVPLKVSDTASAELVDTSEFRFPAAGTDEAQPKKDNGPRRVVGARKGPVTKQQ
- a CDS encoding tRNA-(ms[2]io[6]A)-hydroxylase produces the protein MITLRQQTDPAWIRLAVERFDEVLQDHAHCEKKAAAHALSLLTSYPQLPGLPRAMAALAREEAQHLSQVVQLLEKRGIALGRDEGDPYAKALYTHVRTSHPGRMVDLLLVSALIEARSEERLRLLSENLPDPELQTFYRELALAEAGHGNLFVKLAQRASPEEADARLSELLDLEAKLIRELPIRAAVH
- a CDS encoding dual specificity protein phosphatase family protein, producing the protein MARAISYHAVADGLFVGEHPARAGELDDVLPRLKNEGIGAVVTVCEAPLDAEPLADCGLRALHLPVSDYDAPSPEQLDEGVAFIQKARNDGLGVLVHCFAGIGRSATVACAYLVASGMDPAAAIVEVRRKRSPMCVESAAQREALLAYGKRNGFR
- the gluQ gene encoding tRNA glutamyl-Q(34) synthetase GluQRS, which translates into the protein MDVRGRFAPSPTGELHVGNARTALLAWLQVRALGGKFVMRVEDLDPARAVKGSMERQLHALKALGIDWDEGPDVGGPFAPYVQSERLEIYRDAIAKLRAAGRIYPCYCSRAEIARIAHAPHAGDEGPRYPGTCRDLSEAERKEREASGRKPSLRFRVEPGEVEFVDLLAGRYVQNVDEVVGDFVVQRADGVFAYQLAVVVDDAAMGITHVLRGDDLLASAPRQIQLYRALGAAPPEFAHVGLVVGPTGERLSKRDGPVSVSAMLDQGADPSRIRRELCAMSGVSGEPASFRIDQVVRGPVRWHPDGATSS